A window of the Candidatus Goldiibacteriota bacterium HGW-Goldbacteria-1 genome harbors these coding sequences:
- a CDS encoding DUF327 domain-containing protein, whose product MRVFDAAGMPHDKNVGGTGRNKKAEEKKGTKFIARDKVNEMNFMKQLTDATEDQVKKNLDQLIEELSEQAKVLVKRRTFTELDKYKSLVKNFMKKAVETMYTVKFSDSSKVMARRKKVYVLVEKVDEELEKLTAQILNSQEETLDLLATIDRIRGILVDMYS is encoded by the coding sequence ATGAGAGTTTTTGACGCGGCCGGGATGCCTCATGACAAGAACGTGGGCGGCACCGGAAGAAACAAAAAAGCAGAAGAGAAAAAGGGCACAAAATTCATTGCCAGGGACAAAGTAAATGAAATGAATTTTATGAAGCAGCTTACTGATGCCACAGAGGATCAGGTTAAAAAGAACCTGGACCAGCTTATTGAAGAATTGTCAGAGCAGGCAAAGGTGCTTGTAAAAAGGCGCACTTTTACGGAACTTGACAAATATAAAAGCCTTGTTAAAAATTTCATGAAAAAAGCCGTGGAAACAATGTATACGGTTAAGTTTTCCGACAGTTCAAAGGTGATGGCAAGGCGTAAAAAGGTATATGTGCTTGTGGAAAAAGTGGATGAAGAGCTTGAAAAACTGACTGCCCAGATTCTTAATTCCCAGGAGGAAACGCTTGACCTTCTGGCTACCATAGACAGAATAAGGGGTATTTTGGTTGATATGTATTCATAA